The genomic window TCCGATTGACCGGGTGATGGAAGCATTAGAGATTGAAATGATTTGAACCTGAAATTCGACAGGTTTCATGCAAATAAGCGCTATCCCGTTTAACTTTGCCGATGAAAAACAAACGGTAAATTCACAGTGACCGAACCGCTGGTGATCGGTTTGAAGCGCAGGCGTTTAATAATGCCGATCACTTCGGTGATAAAAGACTGATTGGAAATCGACGTTTCTGCAATCTGTACCTGACTGACCCGTCCGGATGCCTCAATGGTCACATCCAGAGAGATTTTACCGCCGAGCGACGGCTCCTGCCGCAGGTATTTGTTGTACGCATACATAATGCGGCCATGCTGGGCATTGATAACAGACATTACGTTTTGTGCCGAGCGGTCGGCTCTGGCCTGAGAAGAGCCGCGCATGCTCTGCGGAGACTGTATGTTGATCTCTCCTTTTTTCTCCAGCTCTACGCTTTCAATATCCGAATTGGATGACATGATATCGTCCACATCACCGGCAGCGCCCATGGCAAGCAGCTCATCAAGTGCATCCATATCACCGCCGCTTCCGGTCCCGTCTCCGCTACCGGAGCCGATGCGTTTGCCCGTTTGCAGCCGCTGGGTCTGCATGACTTTATCCAGATTTTCAGCCACCCCTTTATCAATTAAAAAATCTACAGCCTGGCTGGACTGATGGGAAGCGCCGGAACCGCCGATGAGCCCCAGCAGTCCGGCGGATTCCACCGTCTGATCGGATCCTGCGGATGACTCTGATTGTCTGCCGGAGCGCCGTTCTTCGGACTGTTCTCCGGAGGCAGCTTCCTGTTCCTCAGCTGCAGCGGAACTCTGCTGTCCGGTTTGCGAGCTGGCAAGGGTTTCCGGTTCCGGCTGCTGTTCACGAATCATAAAGCGGGCAAAACGTTTTTGAGCCTGTTGGGATTGCGGCGGTTCTTCGGGCGGCAATTCCGTATGATTGATATGCCAGACCCACCAGCCTTCGAACGCCAGAAAGAGAATCAGCAACAGTTTAAAAATTCCATCGCTCAACAGAGCTTTGCGCGCCGCCGAGCGCCAGGAAAAATCATGATAGAAAAGCGTACGGGCCGGCGCAGATGCATATTGAAAATGAACCTGTTTATCTCCCACCTGCAGCGTACCGGTATGTCCGGGTTCCACTTTGAGCTGATACATTCCCTTTTCTTTGGGCAGAATATCCTGGATAATCAGGCTTTGCAGCGAGATTTCGGACTCCCGGTAGCGCAAATGCCCGCCCATAGCCGGGTGCAATAGGATATGGCACTGATTTTTTTTCAGATGAATCAGAGACTGCGAGCGCGGATACCGATGATCGTACACCAGCACATCATTGTTCGGTGTCCTGCCGACCGTCAACGCATCGTTCGGACGCAGGATGTGTTCAACCTCACCTCCCGAGTCCTGAATAACAACTTTGATATGATTGTGTTTCGGTTTTGCCATTTATTTCAATCGGTTAATCATTCTTTTTCCAGGACGGCAAGATGCATATTGTTGTATCCCACGCGTCCGCATGTCAGCATGATACGTTTCAGCAGATCAAATGTAATATTCCGGTCACCCTGTATCGCTATCGAGCCGCGGAATCCCTGCATGTTTGCAGACATTTTACCAATGCCTTCGGTCATTTCGCGCAGACGAAGCAGTTCGTCCTGCAGCGACGAAAGCACCAGCTCTTCACCGGATAATACGGCGTCGAGTCTTTGAAGCGGCCGTCCATCAACCAGAATCCACTCCTGGGTGATGGCGATGACCGACATGGTGGTGGGCGCCTGCTGAGATGTCGATTCCGGCAGGCGCAGGTCCGGCGTGATGGTCATGATCTGGCCTTCAGCGCTGTAACTTTTCAGTAAAAAGACCAACAGGATCGTAAACATATCGATCATGGACGTCAATCGCAACCCGAACGTGCCTCGGCCCAGGCGTTTGGTGCCTGTGGCCAGTTTTAATGTGCTGTCTCTTTCAATATCCATTTGCTTTCACCTGTCCTAACCGGAAATGGAAATATTTGGAAATCCGGCTTGCCTACAATTATCCATAACAGTAATAATTATATGATATTCGATGTTGTCTTCCGGAGAGATGATAAAGTCATCAATATCCGGATATTTTTCCTTAACCTGATCCAGCTGCATCCTGAGTTCAGACCACACATAGCTGCCATTTTTTTGGGGGATGGGATCAAACTTTAAATCCGGGCTTTTTATCTGCAGATGATCCGGATGGATCAATAAAATATTGAGCACAGCCGGTTGAGCCGGCCTGGATGTGGCCCGGGCCTCTCCGGAGCGATCCAGGTTCGGAAGAGACAGTTCCAGCACGGCAATCCGGACGAACGTGGCTGTCAGCAGCAGAAACGGGATCAAAATGAGGAAAATGTTCATCACCGCCGTCAAATTCACATCCGCATCGCGAACGTGTCCGCGCAGCTTACGGTTCAGGGTCTGTTTCAGATTCATGAATTCCTCGATGTCAGGAACGCGTACAATCTTGCAACTTTTTCGTTAATCTCGTCAATTAATTCATTGGTTTTTTCCAGGATAAAGGTATATCCGATCAAACAGGGAATGGCGGTGATGATCCCGAACGCCGTGGTGTTCATGGCGATCGAAATGCCTGCGGTCAGAAGCGCCGCTTTATCCGCTGCGTCCGCATGTGCAACCGCGGCAAAGGCGTTGATCAATCCCAGAATCGTTCCAAGTAGGCCCAAAAGTGTGGCGACATTGGCAATCATGGCCAGATAATGCGTGCGTTTTTCCAATTTGGGCATTTCCACCATGGCGGCGACTTCCAGAGCGTTTTGAATATCTTTCGGGGATTTGTGGCTTGCCATCAGGCCTTCTTTGGCGATAGTGGGAAGGGCCGCAGAAGACTGATTGCAGTACTGGATAGCGCCTTTAACATCGCCGTTTTTCAACAACTCACCCACCCGGTTCATAAAGGTATCCGAATCAATTCGATTTTTGAACCGGATTACGATCAACCGTTCAATAATGATGACCAATCCCAGAAGCAGGGCGAACAGAATGATAAACATGACAGGACCGCCCTGGGAAAAAAATCTGATTATGCTTTGCAAATTAAACCTCCGCGTTTAAAAATCATTACCATTCTATCACATCCCGGCGGATCTGTGTACCCGGGGACATGTATTTGGTTTCCACCACCGACTGTTTATCAATCGGGCGAAAAATTTCATTAAAAAAAGACCGTTCTATGTTGATATCATCAATTTCAGGCGTCTGGCCCGGCAGAAAAAAAACAGCCTGGGGTTTTTCCAGTTCTCCCTTGACCTCAATTTTATCAATAAACAGGCGCGTGTCATCCCGGGTTACATCCGGATGTGTGGCCAGTGAATCACTTGCCGACAGCGAGTCCGGCCGGGCGCTGTCTGTCAACGTTTGCGCCGAAAGCGCGTTTATCATGATAAACAGAAAAACAATCATTGTTCTGGTGTACATACCTGCCTCAGGGATCATTGCTGGATATAGATTGTGAATTAATTTCAAGCGTCAATTCTTTTATTCGGCTGCGGCTGCGTTTGACCCAGATATTGTTGATCTGGTTGGCTTCAGCTTGACTCACATTCTTTTGGAACGCCTGCAGAGCTTTTTCCTTGTACGGAAACGCCGACTGCCGGAGCCTCGACCGGTAGAGTTTCTGCTGTTCCTCATCCAAATGCATGGGAGACGGTGATTCTTCGAACGCCCGCACCAGTTCTTCAAACGCCATACCCACCCGATGCAGTGAAGCGGTGGTCCATTCCGCCACCTGGTATTGTACCGCTCCGGTGTAGGCCTCTAATACATGCTGAAAACTGGCGGTTTTGCGTTCAAGATTTGTCTTTAACGGGGGCTCTATATTGAGCTTTTTATAATCTTCAAACAACATCTCTCCAAGCATAAATTGAGATGCGGCCACATAGTAAATATCAGCATTCCGGCCGTTTTGATAAGCCGCGATGACCCGTTGAAACAATTGGCGCGCCCGGGGATATTGAAACCGCTGGTACGCCATTTGTCCGCTTTTGTATAAAAACTCTACACTCTCCACCCGGTCAGGAAAGGTTTCCGCATAGCGTTGATACACCGTTTGAGCGGCAGCCAGATTTCCGGAATTTTCGTAATGCAGACCGGCTTTTTTCAAAGATTCCGCATTAAACGGGGAATCGGGGTAGCGGTCCACAAGCCGGATCAAATCGGATGCGGACAATATCCAGTCCTTTTGTTCTTCATGCAGAACAGCGGCCTGATACAGCGCTTTGTCCGCCATGGATGAGGAGGAATGCTCGCGCTGCAGGCGTTCGTACAGTCTGGCGGCCATGCTCTTTCGATTGGCATTCTGATACTGTACGGCGGCATTGTAAAGCGCACGTTCCTGAAACACACTGTCATTCGAGGTTTCTGCAATGGACAAAAGCAGATCACCGGCCTGCACATAATGTCCCTGCCGGCTGAGCTGATCGGCTTTTTTAAATTTTGCCGAGGCCGCCATCTGAGAGGCCTGCCTGGCACGGTCCGTGGAATCGGATACCGATACTTTATCAAACATTTTTTCGGCCTTGTTGTACTCTTTGGCCTTGAAATAAGCGTGTCCGGCGTTCATATATGCGGTCACCAGATACGGTGAACTGCCCTCCTGTATGATTTGATTGTAGACCTGCACTGCTTTTAAATGCTGGTCGAGCGACGCCAGAGTTTCCCCGAATTTCATATACACCTGATCCACCCAGTCACTGGCCGGATACAGGAGAATAAATTCATTGCAGGCCTGAAGCAGCTGAGCATCGGACTCATACGACACCCGTATGGACAGGGTGTCCGGTGTGGCGAGAAAATTGACGATTCGTGTGATGAACGGCGGCTGTTCTTCATCCTGATGCAGGGCGTCTACACGCGCCAGAATGCGGTTGAACGCAGCTTCTTCGCGAAAGCGCGAATCCGGGTAAAGGTCAACCACCGTCTTGTAAATTTCCGCAGCTTTTTCAGAATCATCAAGCTGATAATGACAGTCTGCAAGATAATAATGCAGGGTATCAGTATTGGCCTGGTCCGGAAAGGCATCGATATATTCGGTGTACAGATCAATCGCTGAATGATAATTCTGTTTTTCACCGGTTCGGGAGGCCAAAGACTGGTAGTAGGTGCCGAGATACACCAGGTGTTTTCGGGCCACCGCCATTCCGTGCTCATACAGCGAATCCGACGCATAATGGCTCGACCATTCACCGCCCGGGCCGAAAAGATCAATCGCAGAACGGCGGACTCGGTTGGCCTGTTGGATATCCCCGGCGTTTTCATAATTCTGAATGATAGCGGCGTAAATTTGCGAAAGCTCGGGATCATAAGGATAAAAATCACAAATAATCTCATAGGTTTGCACCGCTCGCAGATAGAATGTCCGCTGTTCATACAAACCGGCCATGGTTTGTAGAATAGGCTGTGTAAAAGGCCGGTTTTTTAAAGATTTTAAAAAGTTTCCGGCTGTGGAGGGCTCGGCGTACTCGGTGAACGCGCTGGCGATATAATAGATGGCTTCCGAACGAAGATCTGTCTTGGGTACGTTTAATTCCTGAGATTCCACCCGCTCCAGCATCTCCAGATCCTGAATGAGCGTCAAAAATGAACTGATGGCATCCGGATAACGCTCCAGGTTATAATACGACCACCCCAATTTATACAAGGCCATGTCAAAATACGGATTATCCCATTGCTGCAGCAGGTTTTTATAATGCACAATGGCATTTTTAAAATCACGTTTATTGAAATAATACTCGCCGATCCGGAACCGGGCTTCAAGCGCCAAATCGGATCCTTTAAACTGTTGCACCAGCTGTGAAAACGTCTCCTGCGCCTTTTGCGGGTTGCCGCCCTGAAGAAAGGTAATGCCGAGTGTATACATAACACGGTCGGCGAACGCAATGTCCGGAAACGAGTCCAACAGAGTCTGACAATAGTAGACTGTTTTTTCAATGCGTCTGACGGGCATATCTGGTTCAGTGTTTCGCTCACCACGGTCGTATTGCTCAAGTTTGCGTTCATAATTTTGCATTTCCTGCTCGTACAGCCACCTGGAGCGTTCTGAATACAGTTCAGCCAGTTGATACATCACGGTCGGGACGAACGCCCCGTCCGGATATTTTTCAATTAACGTTTCGTGTTCGTTAATGATCTGCTCCAGATGACTCGGATCACCTCCCGCCTCCTCAATCATGGCATTGACCACCCCGCTCTCCTGAGCATACAGAAAACCGCCGGAGAACAGACAGCATACTAAAAGGGTGAAACGATGTCGGGTCACGAATTTGATCATAATTATTGTTGGTGCCGTAATGTTTGACGTTTCAGAAATTTGGCCCGGGTGATACCATACTCTGCATAGGCAATCCAGTTATGTTCACTCTTAACCGGTCGGCTTTGCTGTTTTAGCTGATCGATTTCCTGCTCCAGGCGGTTCATTTCCTTGCGCTCACGTTCAATATCGCGAAACAACTGAAAATGGGTGCTGGTCATGTTGCCTTTCCGCTGTTCAAACGGACTGTAAGAATTTTCGGACTGATTATAAATTGATTTGACCAGCTTGGATTCCAGGGACAGCAGCTCCATTTTGCGTTTCTGGATCCGCTGTTTCTCAAACAGCAGCTCCTTCTGCAGGGAATCCCGGTGCGCGGATGACTGCAAGTCCTGATGATGTTCAATGAGATATTCATAGATTTCAACGGCATTGTCATATTTCCCCAGTTTCAAATAACAGCGTCCCAGCAGAAAAAGGCACTCGCTGGTCTGAGGGCTGTTTTCATAATTATTGTACAGGAGCGTCAACAGGGAAGCGGCTTTGTTCCAGTTTTTTTGATTGGCCTCTGTCCATCCTGCCGCGAGCAGGGCATCAGGGTGCTTGCTGCTACTGGGACTGACCGTCCGAAAATGAGACAGAGCATCCTTAAAGTACCCCATTTCATAATAGACATAACCCAGGGTAAGATGGGTCTCATCCAGAATAGACTGGCGTTCGTCATCAGTGGGTGGCATTTCCGAGAGGACGCGCAATATTTCGAGTGCTTGCTCGATATTTTTCATTTGCAGCAAAGAGACGCCCCGGGTATAAAGCGTATGTTCATAATAGGGGCTCGTTGAATTCGCCAGCTCCAGCGTTTCATTGCAGGCGGGATAATCTCCCAGATGATAATAGGCCAGACCGGCATAATAACCAGCGTAATTGAGTATGCGTTGAGCCGGATTGGATCGACGCAGAATTTTAAAATATTCGATACAGGAACGATAATTGCCCCGGTCATAGTGAATTCGTTCGATACCGAGAATGGCTTCCGGCAAATACTCACTTTTTACATGTTTTCGCAGCATAAACTTGTAAATCCGTTCTGCGCCTTCATGCAGATTCACTTCATACAGACAATTGCCCAGCATCAACAGAGCATGATCCATCTGTGAATAACCCGGATTAAAATCGAGTAGAATGGAAAGTTCACGTGCGCAATCCCAGAATTTCATTTCTTTATAAAGCTGCAGGGCCTGAAAAAACATCTTGTTCGATACTTTTTCCACCTGAGCCTGTTGTGTTTCCTGAGCCTGCAATTCAACCACGCCGGTCAGGAAAACCAGGCAATACACTGCAACCCTAATGTTTATTCTCTTTTTCATGCCCTAAAATGACACCCTCTGCATTAAAACGGGAGATCTTTTTCCTTTTCTTTTTCCAGTTTTTTGCGATATTCTTCAAGTTCTTTGTTGATGTCCTGCCGCTGCCGCCGAATTTCGTTGATATTTTGTTCTTTGAGCTGTTCGCGTTCCAGTTCCTGGATGTTTTTTTTATAAAATAAATGAAAAGAATAGGTCATTCCAAACATAATTCGCCAGTCTGCATAATCTTCGTAAAACCGATGTGACTGATTGCCGGCTTTCCGTTTAGACTGCGAAAGATCAATATCCCCGGCCACATCAAAGAGAATCTGGTAAGGTCCATAAAATTTTACACCCTGGGTATATCGAACCGAGTTATAAGATGCGGGCAGGTCTGTTTTATTGAAAAAATATTCGCCGCTCAGTTCACTGTAAATCAATACTTTTTTCACAGCGTATTTGACAGCCAGTCCGCCTATCAATTGATCCGTGATGCCGGCAAACACATCATTGCTTATATTATGATCCTTATAGCCCAAATTCAAACTCAATTTAAGCGGTATATTCAAATTGGATTCTTTAAAATTAAAGGAAGCCGCTGTAAGCATCGCCCATCCCAGTCCGTCTTCGCTATACGGTTCAAAGGGAATCGGGTGGATTGCGGCTGTTGGAGCCTCCAGATACCCTGCGGCAGCCAGAGAAAATAAAGGGGTTGGCTGCGCCAGGGTATGCTTTAAACCGATTTTTGTATCTCCGGGAGGTGCAAAAATATGCCTCTGATCATCATGATACGGGATCACATGAAGAAAAACTTCGGTTGCATAAGGCAGACCGAGAGAAAAACCCAGGTGCCAGGTATACAATTCGCTGAGAGATGACTCTGTATTCAGCTGCGTAGCATAGCCCTGAAAAACCGAACTTGTGTAAAACCGGCCATACTCGATGGCATCCGCTTCGTAAATCCGCATCAATCCTTTGCCGCCGCCGATGGAAACCTGGGCGGCAAGCAGAGACGGTGATAATAATATTAATAATAATAATAATTTGTTTGCCATTTTAGGCTCCAGTCAATTAATCGCATTCAAAAAGAGATAATAGAGTCATATCACATAGCACATAGTATGCCGTTGGCCTGAAAAAATTGTAAAATATTTGTACCCCTCACTACCGACAGCTTAAAACAAAGGCACCAGAGTCACAATTTGGGGTTTATGCCCGGATTCAACCGTATTGTATACTTGCGTTTCAAAAGCCTGAAAATCATGAGAATAAAAAATATGGTCAATACGCAAAATGTTGATTTTTTCCGCTTTGACGGGTACAGGCACTTTGTCGGTTATACGATATTCTGCAAAAGTAGTTCCCAACCCCCACCCGGCGGACGCAAAACTATTCTTTAAATATTTTGAATACAATTGATAGACCCAACTGTTGGGGGTATCGTTAAAATCCCCGGTGACAATTAAGGGCCGCTCCACCGGAAATAACCTGGAAGCCAGCTGACGAGCCTCGTCGCGGTGACGCATGTAACCGGTTTGAGCGTCATGATTATACAACTTAAAGTCCCGTTTGCCCATAAACTGTTCGAGGAGATAATTGGCACTGTGATGTAAATGGCAATTATACACATCAATTTGTTTGTCACGCCAGCTGACCGAGGCATGCGTAATGGTGATCGGGCTGTCCGGGTCGTACTCTGAATTAATGCTCACCAGCTCGGAATGAAGAAACGGGAGACGGGACAAAATGGCGCCGCCACCATAATCCGACACACGTCTTGACCATTTCTGATAGGGATATTGATCGGATAATTGGTCAACGAATACACGACGCTGCCCGGTTTGAAATTCCTGGATGCAGATTATATCCGGATTTTCTCGCCTGATAAACCCGACCATTTGCTCGGATTCCATCCGCTCTGCATCCATACCGATATTCCAGCTCATCACTCTTAGATTCTGAGGTGCTTTTGCATCCGGTTTGACAGGAGGAAGCAGCTGAGTATTATAATGATAAACCAAACACAGCACCACCAGCGTATAAAATAAATGATGAACGGATAGACTTTCCCTGTATGCAGAATACAAGAGAATGACGAAATATAAAATCAGTAAAACAAACAGGTATCTGAAAAATGTCGGCAGGTACAAGAGGCCGGCCAGCGCAATGCAAACAGCAAGCGCATACAGAAGCATTTTGACCGGGATCGGACGCTGTTTACTGATCAGCCCAACCGCAATGAACGGAAGCAGCAGCGCCACAGGAATCCAGATCACATCGGAAAGCAAGCTGGCGCCCATATCCGTCACTGCATTGACACTAAAAAGCCCGCTACGTATGGTTACGTTCCATACAATCAGTTCAAGACACAGGATACAGAGCCAGATCAAAGAAAGGATTATCGTTTTAAATTTATTCACACAACCATTGTCGTTTTTTCTGTAAATATACGATCTTGGCGCGAAAAAAGCAAAATCTTCAAGCGGTCAGACGCGTTTTTTTCAATAATTTTGAATCTTTTAATATTTTTCTGAATCAAATAAATAAAGATTTGCAAATTAATAAATAATAATTATCTTTTAGCAACTCTATTGTCGTGAACAACAAAGGAGACCCCTCATGATCTCAAAAGAGATGGAAAAAGCAATAAACGAACAAATTAATAAAGAATTATATTCATCATATCTCTATTTATCCATGGCATCTTTTCTGGAAGCGGACGGTCTGGACGGCATGGCCAACTTTATGAAGGCCCAGGCTCAGGAAGAAGTTGAACATGCCATGAAATTTTACGGCTATGTCAATGAGCAGGGCGGCCGTGTTATCCTGGATGCCATCGAAAAACCAAAAGCCGAGTTCAAAGATGTCAAAGAGATATTTACGCTATCTTTTGAACATGAAAAATACGTCACCGGTCGAATCCATTCACTAATTGATCTGGCGCTGAAAGAGAACGACCACGCCACCAAGACGTTTCTCGACTGGTATGTCACTGAACAGGTTGAAGAAGAAGCGACGATGAACAGCATTCTGGACAAACTGGACCGTATCGGAACGTCCGGACAGGGCTTGTTGATGCTGGATGCACAATTGGGCCAGAGAAGAGCTCCCGCAGGCGAAGGAGAATAACAGGCTGATCTATTGCCGATGAATAGACTATTTGACTCGCGCCCTGATTAGTGGCAGCAGAGAGTAGAGTCTTTGGGAGGATGATGATGATGAATGAAAGTCAAAGACAAAAACAGGCGTTCGAAGAGATTGCATTCGAACACATGGATTCTCTTTACAGCACCGCACTGCGGTATACGCATAATACCCAGGAAGCTGAAGACCTTGTACAGGATACATATCTTCGAGCCTATCGATTCTTTGACAAATTTGAAAAAGGCACCAATTTCAAAGCCTGGATATTCAAAATCCTGACGAATACATTTATCAACCGATACAGAAAAAAAGTCCGGACCCCGCAACAAGTCCAGCTGGAAAAAGTTGAATACGGACTGGAAGACAAAAACTCGGATGCCGATGAAGATGTCGGCGAGTGGGATGATTTTGACAAGGACAAGTATAAGGAACTGTTTGATGATGAGATTACGTCTGCCTTGTCACAGCTGTCGGATGATTTTCGTATGGTTGTATTGCTCGCGGATGTAGAAGGTTTTTCCTACAAGGAAATTGCTGAAATCATCGACCGGCCCAGCGGCACGGTCATGTCCCGGTTGTTCCGCGGCAGACGCATGTTACAGCGTATTTTGGAAAAATACGCACAGCGTGAAGGATATGTTAAAGAAGACTGATTACATCCACCGCAGGGATATCCCTGTGGTGGTGTTGTTATATTGATGACTTTGGACGGCGGGCTCCAAACAACACCGCACAAGGGGCATTTTTTGTGACCAGCCGATTCAGTTTTGTGCAATACAGGGCTGCAAACGTCCGGCAGCTTTTTGCGCCGTCAATATTTTCTTCAGACGGAAACTCGGCATATTCGCAGGACAGATCACAAAACTTTATTTTTGAATTTGTAACCCCTGCGTTATTATTATCCTTCATAGTATTTATCCTCGTAATGCAAACTCGCGTCCTTTTATAAAACCTGCTGTGTACACCAGCAGCGCTGTCAGAATCAGCGGAAACAACAGACAAAATTGTGCGAATAACATCAAATTATTTTTCAAAAGTCGTTTACCGATCGCAAGTATGCGAACGCCGGGCAAAAATGGGATGAGCCACGGGACATTGACAAACACTTTTCCCTTTAGATGATAGCGGTGTCGATTGATCGCAGCGCCGTAACCCAGTTCATACTGATTGCGCATAATTTTTTTCAGATTGGTCCGGTTTTTGTGCCATATCACAGCTTCCGGTTGATAAAAGAGCGCAAGGCCCTTGCGCTCGATTTGTCGGCAGTATAAACTGTCACTGCCCTTGACCTGATCAATGAACAAACCGTGCTCGCTGAACACATCCCGGCTGAATGAGAGATTACAGGTTCCAAAATGAGTATTGTCAAGGGTCTCTTTGGGTTTGATCAAATCACTGAATTCGAGCAGATAATCGCAAGTCCCCAGAATATCACCGGGAGTGCCGTTTTTAACCATGCCGCCGATCACCGGATAACCGCGTTCATGGCTCATGAGCAACTGTTCCAGCCAATCCGGATGCACAATACAATCCGTATCTGTGAACGCCAGATAGTCACCCCGGGCTACCTTGATGGCTTGATTGCGGGCAGTGCCGGGAAAGGCACGCTGCGGCAGCCGAATCACACGGATCTCGGGGAAACGCTCCTCTATCAAATCAGCCGTATCATCTCCGGTGGACTCGACTACAATAACTTCATATTCAAACGAGGTTCTCTGACGCATGACAGAGGTCAGGGCGTCAAATATGACATGTTTTTGATCATAGGACGGTATAATAACCGAAGCTTTCATAACCAGATTCCTGTTAATAGCATTTTTTTCCAATGATCAAGGTAAGAAAATTTTTGTAGAAATGGAATAAAAAATGCACCCGGAAGCGGGTGCATTTTTTAGAATGATCAGGACACGGCGTGTTTATACCGCTTTTGTACGTTATCCCAATTGATGATTTTAAAGAAATTTTCAACGTATTCTGAACGCCGGTTTTGATAATTCAGATAATAGGCGTGCTCCCATACATCAATCACCAACAAGGGTACGACACCCCACTGGGTTAAATTTTGATGTTTTTCAGCCTGAAGCACCACAAGCTTCTGACCCAGCGGTTCAAAGGCAAGAACACCCCAGCCGCTTCCTTCAACAGTTGAAGCAGCTGCAATATATTGCTGTTT from candidate division KSB1 bacterium includes these protein-coding regions:
- a CDS encoding endonuclease/exonuclease/phosphatase family protein — translated: MNKFKTIILSLIWLCILCLELIVWNVTIRSGLFSVNAVTDMGASLLSDVIWIPVALLLPFIAVGLISKQRPIPVKMLLYALAVCIALAGLLYLPTFFRYLFVLLILYFVILLYSAYRESLSVHHLFYTLVVLCLVYHYNTQLLPPVKPDAKAPQNLRVMSWNIGMDAERMESEQMVGFIRRENPDIICIQEFQTGQRRVFVDQLSDQYPYQKWSRRVSDYGGGAILSRLPFLHSELVSINSEYDPDSPITITHASVSWRDKQIDVYNCHLHHSANYLLEQFMGKRDFKLYNHDAQTGYMRHRDEARQLASRLFPVERPLIVTGDFNDTPNSWVYQLYSKYLKNSFASAGWGLGTTFAEYRITDKVPVPVKAEKINILRIDHIFYSHDFQAFETQVYNTVESGHKPQIVTLVPLF
- a CDS encoding glycosyltransferase, whose amino-acid sequence is MKASVIIPSYDQKHVIFDALTSVMRQRTSFEYEVIVVESTGDDTADLIEERFPEIRVIRLPQRAFPGTARNQAIKVARGDYLAFTDTDCIVHPDWLEQLLMSHERGYPVIGGMVKNGTPGDILGTCDYLLEFSDLIKPKETLDNTHFGTCNLSFSRDVFSEHGLFIDQVKGSDSLYCRQIERKGLALFYQPEAVIWHKNRTNLKKIMRNQYELGYGAAINRHRYHLKGKVFVNVPWLIPFLPGVRILAIGKRLLKNNLMLFAQFCLLFPLILTALLVYTAGFIKGREFALRG
- a CDS encoding sigma-70 family RNA polymerase sigma factor, whose product is MNESQRQKQAFEEIAFEHMDSLYSTALRYTHNTQEAEDLVQDTYLRAYRFFDKFEKGTNFKAWIFKILTNTFINRYRKKVRTPQQVQLEKVEYGLEDKNSDADEDVGEWDDFDKDKYKELFDDEITSALSQLSDDFRMVVLLADVEGFSYKEIAEIIDRPSGTVMSRLFRGRRMLQRILEKYAQREGYVKED
- a CDS encoding ferritin, giving the protein MISKEMEKAINEQINKELYSSYLYLSMASFLEADGLDGMANFMKAQAQEEVEHAMKFYGYVNEQGGRVILDAIEKPKAEFKDVKEIFTLSFEHEKYVTGRIHSLIDLALKENDHATKTFLDWYVTEQVEEEATMNSILDKLDRIGTSGQGLLMLDAQLGQRRAPAGEGE